The sequence GGCCTCGGGGCTGCGGCATGTGCCGGGCATCAAGGTCATGCCGGGCGCGGCAAACTATCTGCTCTGCCGCATGGACCGCGTGGGCCGGGACGCGACATTTCTGCAGGAACGGCTGCTCATGGACCATCGCATCGGCATTCGCCTGTGCGGCAACTACACCGGCCTGGACGACAAATGGTTCCGGGTGGCGGTGCGCGGTCGGCGGGACAACGAGCGGCTTATCCGGGCCATGGAGGCGGTGGCGGGCACGGCCCGCGGCCCGGTGGTCCGGCGGGCGCGCAAGACCCCGGCCCTGATGATCCAGGGGACCAGCTCCAATGCCGGCAAATCCGTGCTGGCTGCGGCGTTCTGCCGGATCATGCTTCAGGACGGATTCGACGTGGCCCCGTTCAAGGCCCAGAACATGTCCCTCAATTCCTACGTCACGGACCAGGGCGGAGAGATGGGCCGGGCTCAGGTGACCCAGGCCATGGCCTGCCGCCTGAACCCGGACGTGCGCATGAACCCGGTGCTGCTCAAACCCGGCTCGGATACCGGCTCACAAATCATCGTCATGGGGCGTCCGGTGGGCAACATGAACGTGCGCGAGTACGTGGAATACAAGCCGCGCGCCTTCGACGCGGTCAAGGCGGCCTACGACTCCCTGGCCAACGAGCACGACGTCATGGTCCTGGAGGGGGCGGGCAGTCCGGCCGAGGTCAACCTCAAGCACCACGACATAGTCAACATGGCCATGGCCCGGTATGCCAAGGCCCGGGTGCTGCTCACCGGCGACATCGACCGGGGCGGGGTTTTCGCCTCCATCGTCGGGACCATGAGCCTGCTTACGGCCAAGGAACGCAATCTGGTTGAGGGCTATGTCATCAACCGCTTCCGTGGCGATGCCTCGCTGCTCACTCCGGCCTTCGGACAGATGTTCGAGCGCACGGGCAAGCCGGTGCTCGGCACCGTGCCGTACATCCACGGCCTGGGCCTGCCCGAGGAGGATTCGGTCTCGTTCAAGGAGGGCTTCCGGCCCGAGGCGGACAAGTTGCCCGCAGACCAGTGCGTGGACATTGTGGTCCTGGATCTGCCGCGCATCTCGAATTTCAACGACATCGACCCGCTGCACCAGGAACCCGACGTGCGCGTGCGCATTGCGTCCGACGCCCGCGACGTGGGCACGCCGGATGCGGTGATCATCCCCGGCTCCAAGTCCACGGTGCCGGACATGCGTGCGCTCAAGGGCACCGGCATGGCTGCGGTCCTGCGTGAACTGGCCGAGGGCCGCACCCGCATTGTCGGCATCTGCGGCGGCTTCCAGATGCTCGGCCGTATCGTGGACGACCCCTACGGACTGGAGTCCGAGACCACCCGCGTGGAGGGCTTCGACCTGCTCCCGGTCCAGACCACCCTGGCTCCGGAAAAGACCCTGACCCGTACTTTCGGCACACATTCCGCCTCTGGGCACGGGGTGCACGGCTACGAGATTCACCACGGCCACACCGAACCGCTGTCCGACGAGCTGCGGGTGGCCCTGCGCGACAACGCGGGCGATCCCCTCGGCTACATGCGGCCTGACGGACGGGTCTTCGGCACTTACCTGCACGGGCTGTTCGACGCGGACGCCTTCCGCCGCTGGTTCATCGACCAGTTGCGCATGGACAAGGGATTGTCGCCGCTGGAGACCGTCCAGTCCGCCTTCGGCCTGGAAGACGCCCTGGACAACCTGGCCTCGGTCGTGCGCGAGGCCGTGGATATGGACGCGGTCTATCGTTCGCTGGGGTTGTCGGGCTGCTGCGCACAGGTCCCGCTGTTCAGGCGCACGGGCGGCTGATAGGCGCGGCGGACGATCAGACGTCCGCGCAGCGGGACGAGTCGGCTATGGTGCAGGTGTTCTTGCCCTTGCGCTTGGATACGTACATGGCCTGATCCGCCTTCTGGACCAGTATCTCGGCGGTGTCGCCGTGTTCCGGGAATACGGACACGCCGATGCTGGCGCCGATGACAGCACGGCCCGCCTTGAGGGTAATGGGCGCGCGCAGGGCGGACACGAGCTTTTCGCCTACTAGGACCGCGTCGCCCACATTGGACACCTTGTTCAGCATGACCACGAATTCGTCGCCGCCAAGGCGGGCCACGGTGTCCGACCGTCGGACGGAATTCTTCAGAATGGTTCCCACCCGCTTGAGCAGTTCGTCGCCGGCCTCATGGCCGAAGGTGTCGTTGACCTCCTTGAACCCGTCCAGGTCTATGAAGAGCAGGACCAGCCGGTACTCGTACCGCTGGGACAGGGACAGGGCCGCGTCCAGGCGATCGAAAAAGAGTTTGCGGTTGGGCAGTTCGGTCAGGGTGTCGTACATGGCGGCGGACACGAGCTGCTTTTCGTACTCCTGGCGTCTGGACACGGCCATGGCCAGATACCACGCGCCGATGGAGATCAGGACGAAGAGTATGCCGCCACCCACGAACAGGCGGGTCAGCGTGGCGCCCGCATGGCTCTCCAGATTGTCGGACGAGACCCGGGAAACCAGGACCCAGAAATAGGGGGACGGACGGTCGTTGTCCGGAGCCGGGACCGTGGAAGCCCGGATCATGTTCAGGAACTGCTTCAGAATGGCCGCGGGTTCCTCGATGGCGAAAGTGAACAGGCCGTTGTCGGAGCAGAACTGCCCTTTGCCGTCGGCCAGCATTTGCTTCCATTCGTCGGGGAAGGCCCGGGCAAAGGTCTCGTCGGCCTTGTTCGGGAACATGAAGCCCCACTCCTTGCTCTTGTCCGGGCCGATGAGCCAGTAGCCCTCGCTGTCGAGGAGCAGGATGGTTCCCTTGGTGGCCGCGGTCTGCTCCCGAATGCGGTCCAGCAGATCCTGGGCCTTGTAGTTGACGAGGACGATGCCTCGTTTGCGCCCTACGGAATCAAATACCGGGGTGCCGAAGCGCAGCATGGGCTTGACCGGTTCCTCGATCTTGCCGTTCTCGGCTTTGAGGTCCAGAGGAGAGAGAAACAATTCGCCCTTGTTCAGGCGGATGCAGTCCTGGAAATAATACCGTTGGCCCTCGTTCCGGAGCCGGTTTTGAGGGGCTACCTCGAACCGCCCGTCCCGGTTTTCGATTCGGACAAGCTCCCGGCCGCTGGCGTCCAGGTAGCGGATCTGATCGTACACCTGACGGCTGTTGGCCAGGTGCAGATACTCCCGCTCCATGTCCCGGGCGGCATTCAGGTCGCCGGTATCCAGATGCAGGATGAGTTCGTTCTGGCTGGCCAGGAACAGGACGTCCGCCGCGGCGCGGTCCAGCGCGCGGTTGATGGCGGCCTTCTTTAGGGCCAGCGAATTGTCTTCCACGGCCTTGAGTTCCGAAATGTACTCACTCTCTTCGGAGCTGTAGAAGAGGTATCCCCCGGCGAGGAGCAGAAGGGCGATGCCCACGAACAGAATGGAGAATATGCGCAGCGCGCCGGGGATGAGCTTGTGCTCCTCCTCGGGCGTCCTGATGAGGCCTGTGTGATTTTCCCGCTTGAAAAACATGTGTCGGTTCCCCCTGGCGCGAATTTCATCTCCCCTTCGCGCGGTGGCCGCTTTCCCCCATAAAATTGTGCCTTGATATTCAGAAAAGTCAAGGGTCGAGGCGGGTTTGTCCGACCACGACAATTCGAGTGGGGCTGGCCGGAGCCTTGCTCAATTCTGGAAAATCATTGCTCGAACAAATGGTTGAGTATCGACTTGCCGGTGAATGGCTGATTTTCGGGGGGGTCCCGGGGCCGTGCCGCTCACGGTTGGAATTGCGCCGTTCAATGAAAACGTGTATCCAACCGGGACGAATCCATGCCATTTACAGAACACAGAGCACGAGCTGCCCTGCCAAGGAGGAATACATGTACGTCGGACTGAAAATGCTTCGCGACTTCGTCAAGGTCACCCCCCAGACCCTGGTCAAGGACGCCCAGAAACAGCTTGAGGACAACAAGCTCTGGATGCTCCTGGTGGTGGACGACGATGGCAAGCTGGTCGGCTACGTGCGAAAGGAAGATATTTCGGCAGCCTTGCCCAGCATCATGACTTCCTTGGAGAAACACGAGATCAACTATCTCATGAGCAAGCTCACGGTGGAGAAGATCTACCGCACGGACATCAAGACCGTGGCCCCTGAGACCGAGATCGAGGGCGCGGCCGACATGATGTACGAGATGAACCTGGCCGGACTGGCCGTGATAGGGGAGACCGGTGAACTCATCGGCTACATCAACCGAAACGTTCTGCTCGACGTTCTGGCCGAGGAGATGGGCTACCGCGAGGGCGGCAGCCGTCTGACGCTGGAGGTGGAGGACCGTTCCGGCGTGCTCTACGAGGTTGCCGGGGTCATCGCCAACATGAAGATCTCGATCATTTCTACCGGTACCTTCTTTTATAGCGGACGCCGCATCGTGGTCGTCCGAATAGATACCGAAGACCCGTCCACGGTCGCCGCCGCGCTCGAGGACAGGGGCTACAAACTGGTCACTCCTGTGGATTTCGAGGAGGAGTGGACCTAGGGCCCGATCGGCCACCCGGCAGCATATGGACCCGGACGGTGTTTTGGAATTCACCGCCGGGCCGTGCGGACGTCGCGTGAACCGGAGGGTTCCGAGACCATAATGGAACGATTATGGCCTATCTCGACGTCCGCGACGTTACGCTCACCTTCAAGGGCATCGCCGCGCTCATGTGCGTGTCCTTCTCCGTGGAAAAGGGAACCATCGCGTCCCTGATCGGTCCCAACGGGGCCGGAAAAACCTCCCTGCTCAACTGCATCAGCGGCCGCTACACGCCGGACGGCGCCTCGCGCGGCGAATGCACCATC is a genomic window of uncultured Pseudodesulfovibrio sp. containing:
- a CDS encoding sensor domain-containing diguanylate cyclase, whose protein sequence is MFFKRENHTGLIRTPEEEHKLIPGALRIFSILFVGIALLLLAGGYLFYSSEESEYISELKAVEDNSLALKKAAINRALDRAAADVLFLASQNELILHLDTGDLNAARDMEREYLHLANSRQVYDQIRYLDASGRELVRIENRDGRFEVAPQNRLRNEGQRYYFQDCIRLNKGELFLSPLDLKAENGKIEEPVKPMLRFGTPVFDSVGRKRGIVLVNYKAQDLLDRIREQTAATKGTILLLDSEGYWLIGPDKSKEWGFMFPNKADETFARAFPDEWKQMLADGKGQFCSDNGLFTFAIEEPAAILKQFLNMIRASTVPAPDNDRPSPYFWVLVSRVSSDNLESHAGATLTRLFVGGGILFVLISIGAWYLAMAVSRRQEYEKQLVSAAMYDTLTELPNRKLFFDRLDAALSLSQRYEYRLVLLFIDLDGFKEVNDTFGHEAGDELLKRVGTILKNSVRRSDTVARLGGDEFVVMLNKVSNVGDAVLVGEKLVSALRAPITLKAGRAVIGASIGVSVFPEHGDTAEILVQKADQAMYVSKRKGKNTCTIADSSRCADV
- a CDS encoding CBS domain-containing protein, whose translation is MYVGLKMLRDFVKVTPQTLVKDAQKQLEDNKLWMLLVVDDDGKLVGYVRKEDISAALPSIMTSLEKHEINYLMSKLTVEKIYRTDIKTVAPETEIEGAADMMYEMNLAGLAVIGETGELIGYINRNVLLDVLAEEMGYREGGSRLTLEVEDRSGVLYEVAGVIANMKISIISTGTFFYSGRRIVVVRIDTEDPSTVAAALEDRGYKLVTPVDFEEEWT
- a CDS encoding cobyric acid synthase, whose product is MDKQNLFAGIPEVLDERKFAHGGNRRRMAEMAGCAVEDILDFSANVNPLGPPPWLGQVVGQALQEVDAYPDPECSRLIMAASERYKVWPTQVTAGNGASELLFAIAGLKGYRQAVIPSPTYVDYARSCRVHRLPVVEPPLADDFSVNFPSMGPLLTTPSLVFLCSPNNPTGTVVSANDLREVATMFPQSTFVVDESFAEFLPEDADRLIRDRPSNVITVLSLTKSYAIPGLRLGLAFADPDVILRIRHNMPAWSVNTLAQKVGERCLRDDAYLAETREQTRLLRESLASGLRHVPGIKVMPGAANYLLCRMDRVGRDATFLQERLLMDHRIGIRLCGNYTGLDDKWFRVAVRGRRDNERLIRAMEAVAGTARGPVVRRARKTPALMIQGTSSNAGKSVLAAAFCRIMLQDGFDVAPFKAQNMSLNSYVTDQGGEMGRAQVTQAMACRLNPDVRMNPVLLKPGSDTGSQIIVMGRPVGNMNVREYVEYKPRAFDAVKAAYDSLANEHDVMVLEGAGSPAEVNLKHHDIVNMAMARYAKARVLLTGDIDRGGVFASIVGTMSLLTAKERNLVEGYVINRFRGDASLLTPAFGQMFERTGKPVLGTVPYIHGLGLPEEDSVSFKEGFRPEADKLPADQCVDIVVLDLPRISNFNDIDPLHQEPDVRVRIASDARDVGTPDAVIIPGSKSTVPDMRALKGTGMAAVLRELAEGRTRIVGICGGFQMLGRIVDDPYGLESETTRVEGFDLLPVQTTLAPEKTLTRTFGTHSASGHGVHGYEIHHGHTEPLSDELRVALRDNAGDPLGYMRPDGRVFGTYLHGLFDADAFRRWFIDQLRMDKGLSPLETVQSAFGLEDALDNLASVVREAVDMDAVYRSLGLSGCCAQVPLFRRTGG